A genomic window from Lotus japonicus ecotype B-129 chromosome 1, LjGifu_v1.2 includes:
- the LOC130732521 gene encoding NAC domain-containing protein 83-like — MENHLNPRLPVGYRFDPTDDVLVDAYLKRKIFSQPLPVDVVPELDVFQVEPWRLPKGDEKIFTDRQYFWFNTRGRDLESQDWRVAGNGQWRMSKKGKDVPIPGDNQLIGKKNTLIFWKEQGAAAAKETKWVMHEFRLEIIASPTRMSHLAMYRIFQKKGVKKVRHGPHRRGGRNAAIGGMNSGSTADVIDLNEESGSFSGPPPMTPSLSEGSDSGENYIRSW, encoded by the exons ATGGAGAACCATTTGAATCCCAGGTTGCCAGTTGGGTACAGGTTTGACCCCACTGATGATGTTCTGGTTGATGCCTACCTCAAGAGAAAGATCTTTTCTCAGCCTCTTCCTGTTGATGTCGTCCCAGAACTTGATGTGTTTCAAGTTGAGCCTTGGAGGCTGCCAAAGGGAg ATGAGAAGATTTTCACTGATCGCCAGTATTTCTGGTTCAACACTAGGGGGCGTGACCTTGAAAGCCAGGACTGGAGAGTCGCTGGGAATGGCCAGTGGAGGATGTctaagaaaggaaaagatgttcCGATCCCGGGAGACAACCAGCTGATCGGGAAGAAGAACACCTTGATTTTCTGGAAGGAGCAGGGAGCCGCCGCTGCTAAGGAGACCAAATGGGTGATGCATGAGTTTCGCCTCGAGATAATAGCTAGCCCCACAAGG ATGTCGCATTTGGCGATGTATCGGATATTCCAGAAGAAAGGTGTGAAGAAGGTGAGGCACGGCCCGCACAGGAGAGGTGGCAGGAATGCTGCGATCGGTGGCATGAATTCAGGCAGTACTGCTGATGTCATTGATTTGAATGAAGAGAGTGGCAGTTTCTCAGGTCCTCCCCCAATGACCCCTTCCTTGAGCGAGGGCAGTGATTCCGGAGAGAATTATATTAGGAGTTGGTAG